A window from Rhodospirillaceae bacterium encodes these proteins:
- a CDS encoding CCA tRNA nucleotidyltransferase, whose translation MTGPEVAPVIAALVEGGVDVRFVGGCVRDALLGRAVDDIDIGVPLPPDEAVGRLEAAGLKVVPTGIAHGTVTAVSAGTGFEVTSLRRDVETDGRRAAIAFTADWREDALRRDFTINALSLRPDGAVFDYFGGLADLDAPCIRFVGDPNERIREDHLRILRFYRFAARFGIAAGDPASRAACTAEAGRIETLSRERVGQEFLKTLAAPRAGEAVEAMASDGILAAVADTAWSPSRFRRLAVLESALDLPADPVRRLAALVGDSGRADAVGRSLRLSRKRGDRLLAILQLAPDAAPDPDVAAEDAAQRPKRLKAVRAAFYRHGAENWRDASLLAAASQDAADTAPLHDLVRVAAGWERPVLPVRGADLAARGIAGPAVGKGLKFVERWWIAQDFRPGREAALEKLEEAIALVRGMGDERR comes from the coding sequence ATGACCGGCCCAGAGGTAGCGCCGGTCATAGCGGCGCTGGTCGAAGGCGGCGTCGACGTCCGCTTCGTCGGCGGCTGCGTGCGCGATGCGCTGCTCGGCCGGGCGGTGGACGACATCGATATCGGCGTTCCCCTGCCGCCGGATGAAGCGGTGGGGCGGCTCGAAGCGGCGGGACTGAAGGTCGTGCCGACCGGCATCGCCCACGGCACGGTGACCGCCGTTTCGGCCGGTACGGGCTTCGAGGTCACCTCCCTGCGCCGGGATGTCGAGACCGACGGGCGGCGCGCGGCCATCGCGTTCACCGCCGACTGGCGCGAGGATGCGCTGCGCCGCGACTTTACGATCAACGCGCTGTCCCTGCGCCCGGACGGAGCGGTGTTCGACTATTTCGGCGGCCTCGCCGATCTCGACGCACCCTGCATCCGTTTCGTCGGCGATCCGAACGAGCGCATCCGGGAGGACCATCTGCGCATCCTGCGCTTCTACCGCTTCGCCGCGCGCTTCGGCATCGCGGCGGGCGATCCGGCGAGCCGGGCGGCCTGTACCGCCGAGGCCGGGCGCATCGAGACCCTGTCGCGCGAGCGGGTCGGCCAGGAATTTCTCAAGACGCTCGCCGCGCCGCGTGCCGGAGAAGCGGTCGAGGCCATGGCGTCCGACGGCATTCTGGCGGCCGTCGCCGATACGGCCTGGAGCCCGTCCCGATTCCGGCGGCTGGCGGTGCTGGAATCGGCGCTGGACCTGCCGGCCGATCCGGTCCGGCGGCTCGCCGCCCTGGTCGGCGACTCCGGACGGGCGGATGCGGTCGGCCGGTCGCTGCGCCTGTCCCGCAAGCGGGGAGACCGGCTGCTCGCCATCCTCCAGCTTGCGCCAGACGCAGCACCGGACCCGGACGTTGCGGCTGAAGACGCAGCGCAGCGCCCCAAACGGCTCAAGGCGGTGCGCGCCGCCTTCTACCGGCACGGCGCGGAAAACTGGCGCGATGCGTCGCTGCTCGCGGCGGCGTCGCAGGATGCCGCCGATACCGCGCCGCTGCACGATCTGGTCCGGGTCGCCGCCGGCTGGGAACGGCCGGTCCTGCCGGTGCGGGGCGCCGACCTGGCCGCCCGCGGCATCGCCGGGCCGGCGGTCGGCAAGGGACTGAAATTCGTTGAGCGCTGGTGGATCGCCCAGGATTTCCGGCCCGGCCGCGAGGCCGCGCTCGAAAAGCTCGAAGAAGCGATCGCCCTGGTGCGCGGCATGGGGGACGAGCGGCGTTGA
- a CDS encoding DUF6111 family protein, which produces MVRTIIQQLAIFLVPLILYFIYFQIERRRARKKGLPGPRWEDSPWFWIVLSGLVLTVAAFILFAVLKDANPLNPVIPPTGPQT; this is translated from the coding sequence ATGGTGCGCACGATCATCCAGCAACTGGCGATCTTCCTCGTCCCGCTGATCCTTTATTTCATCTATTTCCAGATCGAGCGGCGGCGCGCCCGGAAGAAGGGCCTCCCGGGCCCGCGCTGGGAAGACAGCCCGTGGTTCTGGATCGTCCTGTCCGGACTGGTGCTGACCGTGGCGGCCTTCATCCTGTTCGCCGTGCTGAAGGACGCCAATCCGCTCAACCCGGTCATCCCGCCCACCGGGCCGCAGACCTGA
- a CDS encoding cytochrome b N-terminal domain-containing protein: MSTRAHGAPRNRTLKWIDDRMPIVSLVEHSLYYPVPRNLNYMWNFGSLAGLSLIILIVTGIVLSMHYTPHTDYAFDSVERIMRDVNYGWLIRYVHTNGASMFFIVVYLHVFRGLYYGSFKAPRELLWWLGVVILFLMMATAFMGYVLPWGQMSFWAAKVITSMVGAVPLIGEALTELLWGGFTVDNPTLNRFYSLHYLLPFVIFGVVILHIWALHTVKANNPLGIDMKGPQDSVDFHPYYTAKDLFGTGVFLLVFAAFVFYAPNYLGHPDNYIQADPLKTPPHIVPEWYFLPYYTILRSFTDDWWLFQILLGWWGMEAKLAGVLAMAGAVAVLFVLPWLDTSKVRSARFRPVYRVFFWLFVIDCLILGWIGAQPAEQPWTAIGQWATIWYFAHFLVILPLVSRTERPRPLPHSISQPVLGGGSAAAAASPMEATT, translated from the coding sequence ATGAGCACCAGAGCGCACGGCGCGCCGCGAAACCGGACCCTGAAATGGATCGACGATCGCATGCCGATCGTCTCCCTGGTGGAGCATTCGCTCTACTATCCGGTGCCGCGCAACCTGAACTATATGTGGAACTTCGGTTCGCTGGCCGGTCTCTCCCTGATCATCCTGATCGTGACCGGCATCGTGCTGTCGATGCACTACACGCCGCATACGGACTACGCGTTCGACTCGGTCGAGCGCATCATGCGCGACGTCAATTACGGCTGGCTCATCCGCTACGTTCACACCAACGGCGCGTCGATGTTCTTCATCGTCGTCTATCTGCACGTCTTCCGGGGCCTCTACTACGGCTCCTTCAAGGCGCCGCGCGAACTGCTCTGGTGGCTCGGCGTCGTCATCCTGTTCCTGATGATGGCGACGGCCTTCATGGGCTATGTGCTGCCGTGGGGCCAGATGAGCTTCTGGGCCGCCAAGGTGATCACCAGCATGGTCGGCGCGGTGCCGCTGATCGGCGAAGCCCTGACCGAATTGCTGTGGGGCGGTTTCACGGTCGACAACCCGACCCTCAACCGCTTCTACAGCCTGCACTACCTGCTGCCCTTCGTCATTTTCGGGGTCGTGATCCTGCACATCTGGGCGCTGCACACGGTAAAGGCGAACAACCCGCTGGGCATCGATATGAAGGGCCCGCAGGATTCGGTCGATTTCCATCCCTACTACACGGCGAAGGACCTGTTCGGCACCGGCGTGTTCCTGCTGGTGTTCGCCGCCTTCGTCTTCTACGCGCCGAACTATCTCGGCCACCCGGACAACTACATCCAGGCCGACCCGCTGAAGACGCCGCCCCATATCGTGCCGGAATGGTATTTCCTGCCCTATTACACGATCCTGCGCTCGTTCACCGACGACTGGTGGCTGTTCCAGATCCTGCTCGGCTGGTGGGGCATGGAGGCCAAGCTGGCCGGCGTGCTCGCCATGGCCGGCGCCGTCGCCGTGCTGTTCGTCCTGCCCTGGCTCGACACCTCGAAAGTGCGCAGCGCCCGATTCCGGCCGGTCTACCGGGTGTTCTTCTGGCTGTTCGTGATCGACTGCCTGATCCTCGGCTGGATCGGCGCGCAGCCGGCCGAGCAGCCCTGGACGGCGATCGGCCAGTGGGCGACGATCTGGTACTTCGCCCATTTCCTCGTCATTCTGCCGCTGGTCTCGCGGACCGAGCGGCCAAGGCCGCTGCCGCACAGCATCAGCCAGCCCGTACTGGGCGGCGGCTCCGCCGCGGCCGCCGCTTCGCCGATGGAGGCCACCACATGA
- a CDS encoding DUF1285 domain-containing protein has product MAGKGPEKPTGADRRKFQAMVRDLHMRIGFDGTWYYHNSPIRRLPLVKLFATVLQRDDAGEYWLITPVEKGRIEVEDVPFVAVEMTVEGEGRDRSVTLRTNIDENVVVGTGHPLRFDRDPATGEPRPYVRVRRGLEARLSRPVYYELVDLGEETPADAASGGADLGGADFGVWAGGRFWPIGSLEGTAA; this is encoded by the coding sequence ATGGCCGGGAAAGGGCCGGAAAAACCGACCGGCGCCGACCGCCGGAAGTTCCAGGCCATGGTGCGCGATCTGCACATGCGGATCGGGTTCGACGGAACGTGGTACTATCATAACTCGCCGATCCGCAGGTTGCCGCTGGTAAAACTGTTTGCAACCGTGTTGCAACGGGACGATGCCGGGGAATATTGGCTCATAACGCCGGTCGAGAAGGGCCGCATCGAAGTTGAGGACGTTCCGTTCGTGGCGGTCGAGATGACGGTCGAGGGCGAAGGACGCGACAGGAGCGTGACGCTGCGCACCAATATTGACGAGAATGTGGTTGTCGGAACCGGGCATCCGCTGCGCTTCGATCGCGATCCGGCGACCGGCGAGCCGCGGCCCTATGTTCGCGTCCGCCGCGGGCTGGAGGCCCGGCTGTCCCGGCCGGTCTACTACGAGCTTGTCGACCTCGGCGAGGAAACGCCGGCGGATGCAGCCAGCGGCGGCGCGGATTTAGGCGGCGCGGACTTCGGTGTCTGGGCCGGCGGCCGGTTCTGGCCGATCGGCAGCCTCGAAGGGACGGCGGCATGA
- a CDS encoding NYN domain-containing protein, producing MLQDPPRHSPQGVLSLKAAIFIDGGHLRVLARQAGRAHDPDHIGKIARACIAPDESLLRNLYYDCAPYRGSPPLPVSGRPAEFRGSDAWLKELAAKPQFAVRLGTLKFRGFVLKRPDASQPLSDSDFKPRFEQKGVDMRLGLDIAAHAAGKTVDRIILITGDTDCLPAMKLARVSGLQVVLIRFPGQRLAAELTWHADFVRDADWPD from the coding sequence ATGTTGCAGGACCCTCCGCGGCACAGCCCGCAGGGGGTTCTTTCTCTGAAAGCGGCGATCTTTATCGACGGCGGACATCTCCGGGTTCTGGCCCGGCAGGCGGGCCGCGCTCACGATCCCGATCATATCGGGAAAATCGCGCGCGCCTGCATCGCACCCGATGAGAGCCTGTTGCGCAATCTCTACTACGATTGCGCGCCCTACCGGGGCAGCCCGCCTTTGCCGGTCTCCGGCAGACCGGCCGAATTCAGAGGATCGGACGCCTGGTTGAAGGAACTCGCGGCCAAGCCGCAGTTCGCCGTGCGGCTTGGCACGCTGAAATTCCGGGGCTTCGTCCTGAAGCGACCCGACGCCTCGCAGCCGCTCTCGGACAGCGATTTCAAACCGCGCTTCGAGCAAAAGGGCGTCGATATGCGGCTCGGCCTGGATATCGCCGCCCATGCCGCCGGAAAAACCGTTGACCGCATCATACTGATTACCGGGGATACCGACTGCCTTCCCGCGATGAAACTGGCCCGGGTTTCCGGCCTTCAGGTCGTGCTCATCCGCTTTCCCGGACAGAGGCTCGCGGCGGAACTGACGTGGCACGCCGACTTCGTGCGCGACGCCGATTGGCCCGATTGA
- the petA gene encoding ubiquinol-cytochrome c reductase iron-sulfur subunit → MANSASPDGAGAAGAHEEGAGRRDFLFLAGGAFGAFATGASLWPLLDSLNPARDTLAASTTEVDLAPIEQGQAITVKWRGSPVFIRRRTEKEIAEARAVSPDDLPDPQTDEQRFGSGAREQWLVVVGVCTHLGCIPLGQKGTDNKGEYGGWFCPCHGSHYDISGRIRKGPAPRNLPVPPYTITAENKLIIGKEQPDGGQGGKTA, encoded by the coding sequence ATGGCGAACAGCGCCAGTCCTGACGGTGCCGGCGCGGCCGGCGCACATGAGGAGGGTGCCGGCCGGCGGGACTTTCTGTTCCTGGCTGGCGGCGCTTTCGGTGCGTTCGCCACGGGTGCTTCGCTGTGGCCGCTGCTCGACAGTCTGAACCCGGCCCGGGATACGCTGGCCGCCTCGACCACCGAAGTGGATCTGGCACCGATCGAACAGGGCCAGGCGATCACGGTGAAGTGGCGCGGCTCGCCGGTCTTCATCCGCCGCCGGACCGAGAAGGAAATCGCCGAAGCCAGGGCCGTCAGCCCGGACGACCTGCCCGACCCGCAGACCGACGAGCAGCGCTTCGGCAGCGGCGCCCGCGAGCAGTGGCTGGTCGTCGTCGGCGTATGCACGCATCTGGGCTGCATTCCGCTCGGCCAGAAAGGAACCGATAACAAGGGCGAATACGGCGGCTGGTTCTGCCCTTGCCACGGTTCGCACTACGACATTTCCGGCCGTATCCGCAAAGGGCCCGCGCCGCGCAATCTGCCGGTGCCGCCCTACACCATCACGGCCGAGAACAAACTGATCATCGGCAAGGAGCAGCCGGACGGCGGGCAGGGCGGCAAGACCGCCTGA
- the hemF gene encoding oxygen-dependent coproporphyrinogen oxidase has translation MDTVAGTEARKNDAQQWFEALRDRFCTAFETLEDELAGAPLTLAGGGPAGRFERTAWTRGGMGDGAAGSDSGSDGGGGVMSLMRGRVFEKVGVNVSTVYGEFSEEFRGQIPGASEDPRFWASGISLVAHMRSPKIPAVHMNTRHIVTTESWFGGGADLTPAAPDEADTATFHGAMKAACDAHDPDYYGRFKDWCDRYFFLPHRNEARGVGGIFYDRLNDGWDDTFAFTRAVGEALLEVYPAIVRRHLGETWTAAERERQLVRRGRYVEFNLLYDRGTKFGLMTGGNVEAILMSLPPEVRWP, from the coding sequence ATGGATACCGTAGCCGGCACCGAAGCCCGGAAGAACGACGCGCAGCAGTGGTTCGAGGCCCTGCGCGACCGCTTCTGCACGGCCTTCGAAACCCTGGAGGACGAACTGGCGGGCGCGCCGCTGACGCTGGCCGGCGGCGGTCCGGCCGGCCGGTTCGAACGCACGGCCTGGACTCGCGGGGGGATGGGCGACGGTGCGGCCGGTTCCGACTCCGGCAGCGACGGCGGCGGCGGCGTGATGTCCCTGATGCGCGGCCGGGTGTTCGAGAAGGTCGGCGTCAACGTCTCGACCGTCTACGGAGAATTCTCCGAAGAGTTCCGGGGCCAGATCCCCGGCGCCTCGGAGGACCCGCGCTTCTGGGCCAGCGGGATCAGCCTCGTTGCCCATATGCGCTCGCCGAAAATACCGGCCGTTCACATGAACACGCGCCATATCGTGACGACCGAAAGCTGGTTCGGCGGCGGGGCGGACCTGACGCCGGCGGCCCCGGACGAGGCCGATACGGCGACCTTCCACGGCGCAATGAAGGCGGCCTGCGATGCCCACGACCCGGACTATTACGGGCGGTTCAAGGACTGGTGCGACCGCTATTTCTTCCTGCCGCACCGCAACGAGGCGCGCGGCGTCGGCGGCATCTTCTACGACCGGCTCAACGACGGCTGGGACGACACGTTCGCCTTCACCAGGGCGGTCGGCGAGGCCCTGCTTGAGGTCTACCCGGCGATCGTGCGCCGGCACCTGGGCGAGACCTGGACCGCGGCCGAGCGCGAGCGTCAGCTGGTCCGCCGCGGCCGCTATGTCGAATTCAACCTGTTGTACGACCGGGGCACAAAGTTCGGCCTGATGACCGGCGGCAACGTCGAGGCCATCCTGATGTCCCTGCCGCCGGAGGTCCGCTGGCCGTAG
- a CDS encoding CoA pyrophosphatase has translation MNRPFIAGVLAGSLPRLRDPLDPAAAVARRRSRLRGDHIVDARVRIPAELRNAAVLVPLVDHPGGIRVLLTRRTDDLPHHAGQVAFPGGRLDDTDRDPVHTALREAEEEIGLPPCAVDVVGRLDDYITGTGYVVAPIVGFVEPGADYVPDPSEVDDVFEVPLGFFMDPANHKRETKRWKEIERTFYAMHWNGRYIWGATAAMLVNLYEVLTRKAAA, from the coding sequence ATGAACCGGCCGTTCATCGCCGGAGTGCTCGCCGGCTCGCTGCCGCGGCTGCGCGATCCGCTGGATCCGGCGGCTGCGGTCGCGCGCCGCCGGTCGCGCCTGCGCGGCGACCATATCGTCGACGCCCGGGTGCGCATCCCGGCCGAATTGCGCAACGCGGCGGTCCTCGTGCCGCTGGTCGATCATCCCGGCGGTATCCGCGTCCTGCTGACCCGGCGGACCGACGACCTGCCGCATCACGCCGGGCAGGTCGCCTTTCCCGGCGGGCGGCTGGACGATACGGACCGGGATCCGGTTCACACGGCGCTGCGCGAAGCGGAAGAGGAAATCGGCCTGCCGCCCTGCGCGGTCGACGTGGTCGGCCGGCTCGACGATTACATCACCGGCACGGGCTATGTCGTGGCGCCGATCGTCGGCTTCGTCGAACCGGGCGCGGACTATGTCCCCGATCCTTCCGAGGTCGACGACGTATTCGAGGTTCCGCTGGGTTTCTTCATGGACCCGGCAAACCACAAGCGGGAAACCAAGCGGTGGAAAGAGATCGAGCGGACCTTCTACGCCATGCACTGGAACGGCCGGTATATCTGGGGCGCGACGGCGGCCATGCTGGTCAATCTCTACGAAGTTCTCACACGCAAAGCGGCGGCATAG
- a CDS encoding MoxR family ATPase produces the protein MAPADNTANLVTGEAPDKAVAELEQLGETLTRVRDGIERIIFGQRDVVEQTLVTLLSGGHVLLIGVPGLAKTKLVETLSTVLGLETNRIQCTPDLMPADILGSEVLEEQEGGRRAFRFIEGPVFCQLLMADEINRASPRTQSALLQAMQEHRVSIAGKYHALPEPFHVLATQNPLEQEGTYPLPEAQLDRFLLQVDVGYPELASERQMLLATTGVTEEKPVPVIAPEALRKAQRLIRQIPVGESVLEAILSLTRRGRPESTDLDAVTEHVAWAPGPRASQALMLACRARAVMHGRLAPSVDDVVALAPPVLRHRMALNFAARADGITVEHVIGQMCDPLR, from the coding sequence ATGGCGCCGGCCGACAACACCGCAAATCTTGTGACCGGCGAAGCGCCTGACAAGGCCGTGGCCGAACTGGAACAGCTGGGCGAAACGCTCACCCGGGTCCGCGACGGCATCGAACGCATAATTTTCGGCCAGCGGGACGTGGTCGAACAGACGCTGGTGACGCTGCTGTCCGGCGGACACGTCCTGCTCATCGGCGTGCCGGGCCTGGCCAAGACCAAGCTGGTCGAGACCCTGTCGACCGTGCTGGGCCTCGAGACCAACCGCATCCAGTGTACGCCCGACCTGATGCCGGCCGATATCCTGGGTTCCGAAGTGCTGGAAGAGCAGGAAGGCGGCCGGCGCGCGTTCCGGTTCATCGAAGGGCCGGTTTTCTGCCAGCTGCTGATGGCCGACGAAATCAACCGGGCGAGCCCGCGGACCCAGTCGGCGCTTTTGCAGGCGATGCAGGAGCACCGGGTTTCGATCGCCGGGAAATACCACGCCCTGCCCGAGCCGTTCCACGTCCTCGCCACCCAGAACCCGCTGGAACAGGAAGGCACCTATCCGCTGCCGGAGGCGCAGCTCGACCGTTTCCTGCTGCAGGTCGATGTCGGCTATCCGGAGCTGGCGTCCGAACGGCAGATGCTCCTGGCGACGACCGGCGTGACCGAGGAAAAGCCCGTCCCGGTCATCGCGCCGGAAGCGTTGCGCAAGGCCCAGCGCCTGATCCGCCAGATTCCGGTCGGCGAAAGCGTGCTCGAGGCGATCCTGAGCCTGACGCGCCGGGGCCGGCCGGAATCGACCGATCTCGACGCCGTGACGGAGCATGTCGCCTGGGCGCCCGGCCCGCGCGCCAGCCAGGCGCTGATGCTGGCCTGCCGCGCCCGCGCCGTCATGCACGGACGGCTGGCGCCGTCGGTCGACGATGTCGTCGCGCTCGCCCCGCCGGTGCTGCGGCACCGCATGGCGCTCAATTTCGCGGCGCGGGCCGACGGAATCACGGTCGAACACGTGATCGGGCAGATGTGCGATCCCCTGCGTTAG
- a CDS encoding DUF58 domain-containing protein has product MAGPAPRFAVRRQAETSASRLPPLLMAAHRVAATVDQGVHGRRRVGLGETFWQFRRYETGDSVRSIDWRQSAKSDRLYVRETEWAAAQSVWLWRDASASMRWSSARGLPEKRDRADLMLLALASLLTRAGERIGLLGIDERPSASSVALDRMAFNLLGDALERQSLDLPHFENLPRYSHLVLFGDFLSPLEDIDRRLRQFAGNRIGGHVVQVLDPAEADLPFGGRTRFEGLEDEGRILIKRVENVRSEYIDRMTEHQAGLRDIARSIGWSFTVHMTDRAPERTLLALYVRMAAAE; this is encoded by the coding sequence ATGGCAGGCCCCGCTCCCCGATTTGCCGTCCGGCGCCAGGCCGAGACCAGCGCGAGCCGGCTGCCGCCGCTGCTGATGGCGGCGCACCGCGTCGCCGCTACCGTCGACCAGGGCGTCCACGGCCGCAGGCGGGTCGGGCTGGGCGAAACTTTCTGGCAGTTCCGGCGTTACGAGACCGGCGATTCCGTGCGCAGCATCGACTGGCGCCAGTCGGCCAAATCGGACCGTCTCTACGTCCGCGAGACCGAATGGGCGGCGGCGCAGAGCGTCTGGCTGTGGCGCGACGCCTCCGCGTCGATGCGCTGGTCCTCGGCGCGCGGCCTGCCGGAAAAGCGCGACCGGGCGGACCTGATGCTTCTGGCGCTGGCGTCCCTGCTCACCCGGGCCGGCGAACGGATCGGCCTGCTCGGCATCGACGAACGCCCGTCCGCCAGCAGCGTTGCGCTGGACCGCATGGCGTTCAACCTGCTCGGCGACGCACTGGAGCGGCAGTCGCTGGATCTGCCGCACTTCGAAAACCTGCCGCGCTACAGCCATCTGGTCCTGTTCGGCGACTTCCTGAGCCCGCTGGAAGACATCGACCGGCGGTTGCGCCAGTTCGCCGGCAACCGGATCGGCGGGCACGTCGTGCAGGTGCTCGACCCGGCGGAGGCCGACCTGCCGTTCGGCGGCCGGACGCGCTTCGAAGGTCTGGAGGACGAGGGCCGCATCCTGATCAAGCGCGTCGAGAACGTCCGCAGCGAGTATATCGACCGGATGACCGAGCATCAGGCCGGCCTGCGCGACATCGCCCGCAGCATCGGCTGGTCCTTCACCGTCCACATGACCGACCGGGCGCCGGAGCGTACGCTGCTGGCGCTCTATGTGCGCATGGCGGCCGCCGAATGA
- a CDS encoding DMT family transporter produces the protein MPEPAYPVEARHIAFRAPEPNFVLAVALMIVASVFFAAMAGLIRYGSEDLHPFQLAFLRSAFGLLFMLPWLMKSGLGILRTDRIGLISVRGLTAAAAMFAFFWALSQMPLAEAVALSFTAPFFVTILAVIFLHEVVRARRWTAVAVGFIGAMIILRPGGDAVAWPALAVLFSTLMMAVSIICIKLLSRTEPANAIYVWMVIYLAPITLVPALLVWRDPTWEQLGVAAGIGFAGTVGHLLVTRSFGMADATALMPFDFARLIFSAIVGFLFFSQIPDIWTGIGAAIIAAAAIYIARREARAEREFRATPAPSRPSSPGGRSHT, from the coding sequence ATGCCGGAACCCGCCTATCCCGTCGAAGCGCGCCATATCGCGTTTCGGGCTCCCGAACCGAACTTCGTTCTCGCCGTGGCCCTGATGATCGTGGCCTCGGTGTTCTTTGCCGCCATGGCCGGACTGATCCGCTACGGCAGCGAGGATCTGCATCCCTTTCAGCTGGCCTTCCTGCGCAGCGCCTTCGGGCTCCTGTTCATGCTGCCCTGGCTGATGAAGTCGGGCCTCGGCATTCTCAGAACCGACCGGATCGGCCTGATTTCCGTGCGCGGCCTGACCGCGGCGGCGGCCATGTTCGCCTTTTTCTGGGCGCTGTCGCAAATGCCGCTGGCCGAAGCCGTCGCGCTGAGTTTCACCGCGCCCTTCTTCGTGACCATACTGGCGGTGATCTTCCTGCACGAAGTGGTGCGGGCGCGGCGCTGGACGGCCGTTGCCGTCGGTTTCATCGGCGCCATGATCATCCTGCGGCCGGGCGGCGACGCCGTCGCCTGGCCCGCGCTGGCGGTTTTGTTCTCCACCCTGATGATGGCCGTCTCCATCATCTGCATCAAGCTGCTGTCGCGGACCGAGCCGGCAAACGCGATCTATGTCTGGATGGTGATTTATCTGGCGCCGATCACCCTCGTCCCGGCGTTGTTGGTCTGGCGGGATCCGACCTGGGAGCAGCTTGGCGTCGCCGCCGGAATCGGCTTCGCGGGCACCGTCGGGCATCTGCTGGTGACCAGGTCCTTCGGCATGGCCGACGCGACGGCGCTCATGCCGTTCGACTTCGCGCGGCTGATTTTTTCGGCGATTGTCGGCTTCCTCTTCTTCAGCCAGATCCCCGACATCTGGACCGGAATCGGGGCGGCGATCATCGCCGCGGCCGCCATCTACATCGCGCGCCGCGAAGCGCGGGCGGAGCGGGAATTCCGGGCTACGCCTGCCCCTTCACGTCCTTCTTCACCTGGCGGTAGATCGCATACATGA
- a CDS encoding cytochrome c1, protein MIRAPIRSANRTIRRLAAPAVLAAGLAAGASFATLPAHAAGDAVAPKEVAWTFNGVFGRYNYEQLRRGLQVYREVCAACHGLRLVAYRDLAAIGLSEAQIRAIAGEKEVAGEPDEEGEPTTRPAEAKDRFVDPFPNVQAAMASNNGAAPPDLSLMVKARGGGADYVFSLMTGYVSEAACKKEFKDSQGKPLVVAEGQYCNTYMPGHIIAMAPPITEDGQVEYEEQGAPPASVDQMSKDVTAFLAWAAEPYMVERKRMGIKVMLFLLLFTGFMYAIYRQVKKDVKGQA, encoded by the coding sequence ATGATCCGCGCCCCGATCCGTTCGGCGAACCGTACGATCCGCCGTCTCGCGGCGCCGGCCGTCCTCGCCGCCGGTCTGGCGGCGGGCGCATCCTTTGCCACGCTGCCGGCGCACGCCGCCGGCGACGCCGTTGCGCCGAAGGAAGTGGCCTGGACCTTCAACGGGGTGTTCGGTCGCTACAATTACGAGCAGCTGCGCCGCGGCCTCCAGGTCTACCGGGAGGTCTGCGCGGCCTGTCACGGCCTGCGCCTCGTCGCCTATCGCGACCTGGCGGCGATCGGGCTGAGCGAGGCGCAGATCCGGGCGATCGCCGGCGAAAAGGAAGTTGCCGGCGAGCCGGATGAAGAGGGCGAACCGACGACCCGCCCGGCCGAGGCGAAGGACCGGTTCGTCGATCCCTTCCCCAACGTCCAGGCGGCGATGGCGTCGAACAACGGCGCGGCGCCGCCGGACCTGTCGCTGATGGTCAAGGCGCGCGGCGGCGGCGCGGACTATGTCTTTTCGCTGATGACCGGCTATGTCTCGGAAGCGGCGTGCAAGAAGGAATTCAAGGATAGCCAGGGCAAGCCGCTGGTCGTGGCCGAGGGCCAGTATTGCAATACTTACATGCCCGGCCACATCATCGCGATGGCGCCGCCGATCACCGAAGACGGCCAGGTCGAATACGAGGAGCAGGGCGCGCCGCCGGCGAGCGTCGACCAGATGTCCAAGGATGTTACCGCTTTCCTCGCCTGGGCGGCAGAGCCCTACATGGTCGAGCGCAAGCGCATGGGCATCAAGGTGATGCTGTTCCTGCTGCTGTTCACCGGCTTCATGTATGCGATCTACCGCCAGGTGAAGAAGGACGTGAAGGGGCAGGCGTAG